One window of the Aquila chrysaetos chrysaetos chromosome 8, bAquChr1.4, whole genome shotgun sequence genome contains the following:
- the LOC115345157 gene encoding p53 apoptosis effector related to PMP-22-like — protein sequence MVKYGLDYTRCRWILPLLLGIGVIFGIIALAGRGWLESQTLPYVHQASLWESCRRPEQGGEWTCESLMGYAWGRAAAATYLVGFILLVICFALAIIAFAIDTLRFNFIRGIGGLLFVAAVFSVMGLVIYPVKFSTEIEMTGINMFSWAYGFGWTTAIMEICLGFFFCCLPNYEDQILGNVKPTYFYSSP from the exons ATGGTGAAGTACGGCCTCGACTACACGCGGTGCAGATGGATCCTACCCCTGCTCCTGGGCATAGGCGTCATCTTTGGTATCATTGCGCTggcgggcaggggctggctggaGTCGCAGACCTTGCCCTACGTGCACCAAGCGTCGTTAtgggagagctgcaggaggcCTGAGCAGGGTGGGGAATGGACCTGCGAGTCCCTCATGGGTTACG cttggggaagagctgctgctgccacataCCTGGTCGGCTTTATACTTCTAGTCATCTGTTTTGCTCTGGCCATCATAGCATTTGCCATTGACACACTTCGATTCAACTTCATACGTGGGATTGGAGGCTTGCTTTTTGTCGCTG ctgtgttCTCCGTCATGGGCCTGGTCATTTATCCAGTGAAGTTCTCAACTGAAATTGAAATGACAGGTATCAATATGTTCAGCTGGGCCTACGGCTTTGGCTGGACCACCGCCATTATGGAAATATGCTTGGGATTCTTCTTCTGCTGCCTTCCTAACTATGAAGATCAGATCTTGGGTAATGTGAAGCCCACATATTTTTACTCTTCCCCATAA